The Pseudomonas extremaustralis genome contains a region encoding:
- a CDS encoding DUF2780 domain-containing protein, which translates to MKISRGFALSCLISLAASPVFAAGFSLGDAANAISGMQGGNNKAAAAAPSSETAGLLSALTSQLNVTPEQAVGGTGAMLGLAKNKLSGNDYSQLGKSVPGLDQLSGNNALGSLGALSGMLGQTGGSKTSGLDSLLGNVKDTNDLNTAFSALGMDSGMIGQFAPVILQYLGGQGASSSVLGKLAQAWGTGN; encoded by the coding sequence ATGAAGATTTCACGCGGTTTCGCCCTTTCCTGCCTGATCAGCCTGGCCGCCAGTCCGGTGTTCGCCGCCGGGTTCAGCCTCGGCGATGCGGCCAATGCGATTTCCGGCATGCAAGGGGGCAACAACAAAGCTGCCGCCGCCGCACCGTCGTCCGAGACGGCCGGCCTGCTGAGCGCCCTGACCTCGCAACTCAACGTCACCCCCGAACAGGCCGTGGGCGGCACCGGCGCCATGCTGGGCCTGGCCAAGAACAAACTGAGCGGTAACGACTATTCGCAACTGGGCAAGAGCGTGCCGGGGCTCGATCAGTTGTCGGGCAACAATGCCCTGGGCAGCCTCGGCGCCTTGAGCGGCATGCTCGGCCAGACCGGCGGCAGCAAGACCAGCGGCCTGGACAGCCTGCTGGGTAACGTCAAAGACACCAACGACTTGAACACCGCGTTCAGCGCCCTGGGCATGGACAGCGGCATGATCGGCCAGTTTGCCCCGGTGATCCTGCAATACCTGGGCGGCCAGGGCGCCAGCAGTTCCGTGTTGGGCAAACTGGCCCAGGCCTGGGGCACCGGTAATTAA
- a CDS encoding acyltransferase: MRRLLTGCFVTLLLLLNTLVLFGPLMVFAVLKLLAPGRYRDYASWAVMWIAETWAEIDKLILARCIPTQWDIRGGSDLRRDTSYLVISNHQSWVDIPALIQALNRRTPFFKFFLKKELIWVPFLGLAWWALDYPFMKRYTKAFLARHPELAGQDLKITRQACELFKRQPVTVVNYLEGTRFTEAKRTQQASPFARLLKPKAGGVAFVLAAMGEQLDAVLDVTVVYPQAKIPGFWDLISGAVPKVIIDIHTRELDPALWQGDYENDPAFRQSVQNWVNQLWTEKDARIEQLRAEHQI; this comes from the coding sequence ATGCGCCGCCTGCTCACCGGCTGTTTCGTCACCCTGCTGCTGTTGCTCAACACCTTGGTGCTGTTCGGCCCCTTGATGGTGTTTGCCGTGCTCAAACTGCTGGCCCCCGGCCGTTATCGGGACTACGCGTCCTGGGCGGTGATGTGGATCGCCGAGACCTGGGCCGAGATCGACAAACTGATCCTCGCGCGGTGCATCCCGACCCAATGGGACATTCGCGGCGGCAGCGACCTGCGCCGCGACACCTCTTACCTGGTGATCAGCAACCACCAGTCCTGGGTCGACATCCCCGCACTGATCCAGGCCCTCAACCGCCGCACGCCGTTCTTCAAATTCTTCCTGAAAAAAGAACTGATCTGGGTACCGTTCCTGGGCCTGGCCTGGTGGGCGCTGGATTACCCGTTCATGAAGCGCTACACCAAGGCGTTCCTGGCCCGGCACCCGGAGCTGGCGGGGCAGGATCTGAAGATCACCCGGCAAGCGTGCGAGCTGTTCAAGCGCCAGCCGGTGACGGTGGTCAATTACCTGGAAGGCACGCGATTCACCGAAGCCAAGCGCACGCAGCAAGCCTCACCGTTCGCCCGCCTGCTCAAGCCCAAGGCCGGTGGCGTGGCGTTTGTGCTGGCGGCGATGGGTGAGCAGTTGGACGCGGTCCTCGACGTGACCGTGGTGTATCCACAGGCAAAAATCCCGGGGTTCTGGGACCTGATCAGCGGCGCGGTGCCAAAGGTGATCATCGATATCCACACCCGCGAGCTGGACCCGGCTTTATGGCAAGGGGATTACGAGAACGACCCGGCGTTTCGCCAGAGCGTCCAGAACTGGGTCAACCAGCTCTGGACGGAGAAGGACGCGCGCATCGAACAACTGCGCGCGGAACATCAGATTTAA
- the rloA2 gene encoding retropepsin-like aspartic peptidase RloA2 translates to MKLLLASLALAALPVMAAEPTVYGRYEYIQLPEIGETFKAKMDTGALTASLSARDIETFTRDGDEWVRFRLSGKDVSNKVYEHKVSRISKIKSRADEDEENDETSVAKRPVIDLEMCLGNIKRTVEVNLTDRSSFNYPLLIGAKALREFGAAVNPARRYTANKPDC, encoded by the coding sequence GTGAAACTGCTCCTTGCCTCGCTCGCCCTGGCGGCCTTGCCGGTCATGGCCGCCGAACCGACCGTCTACGGTCGCTACGAATACATCCAGTTGCCGGAGATCGGCGAAACCTTCAAGGCCAAGATGGATACTGGCGCGCTGACCGCCTCGCTGTCGGCCCGCGACATCGAGACCTTCACCCGCGATGGCGACGAATGGGTGCGCTTCCGTCTCAGCGGCAAGGACGTCAGTAACAAGGTGTATGAACACAAGGTGTCGCGCATCAGCAAGATCAAGAGCCGCGCCGACGAAGACGAGGAGAACGACGAAACCAGCGTGGCCAAGCGCCCGGTCATCGACCTGGAAATGTGCCTGGGCAACATCAAGCGCACCGTCGAGGTCAACCTCACCGACCGCAGCAGTTTCAACTACCCGCTGTTGATCGGCGCCAAGGCCCTGCGTGAATTCGGCGCAGCGGTGAACCCGGCGCGTCGCTACACCGCCAACAAACCGGACTGCTGA
- a CDS encoding glutathione S-transferase: MSVPSMTLFHNPASPFVRKVRVLLIETGQQDRVALLASMPSPVAPDAQLVQGNPVGKIPALRLADGSVVHDSRVILDYLDHQHVGNPLIPRDGSARWRRLTLASMADGIMDAAVLVRYESALRPVEKHWAPWLDEQRNKIRRTLAELEQDAIAELASHFDVASISVACALGYLDFRHPDMHWRADNPKLAAWYAEVGQRPSMLETQPPV, encoded by the coding sequence ATGTCTGTGCCCAGCATGACGTTGTTTCACAATCCCGCTTCGCCGTTCGTTCGCAAGGTCCGTGTGTTGCTGATCGAGACCGGTCAGCAGGACCGCGTGGCCTTGTTGGCCTCTATGCCGTCACCGGTCGCCCCCGACGCGCAATTGGTGCAGGGCAACCCTGTGGGCAAGATCCCGGCCCTGCGTCTGGCCGATGGCAGTGTGGTGCATGACAGCCGGGTGATTCTCGATTATCTCGACCATCAGCACGTCGGCAACCCGTTGATCCCCCGCGACGGTTCGGCCCGCTGGCGGCGTCTGACTCTGGCCTCGATGGCCGACGGCATCATGGATGCGGCCGTGTTGGTGCGTTACGAGAGCGCGCTGCGTCCGGTGGAAAAGCATTGGGCGCCGTGGCTCGATGAGCAGCGCAACAAAATCCGCCGCACCCTCGCCGAGTTGGAGCAGGACGCCATTGCCGAGTTGGCCAGCCACTTCGATGTCGCGTCGATCAGCGTGGCGTGTGCCTTGGGTTATCTCGATTTCCGCCATCCCGATATGCACTGGCGCGCGGACAATCCCAAGCTGGCCGCCTGGTATGCCGAGGTCGGCCAGCGGCCTTCGATGCTGGAGACTCAGCCGCCAGTGTGA
- a CDS encoding T6SS effector BTH_I2691 family protein, whose protein sequence is MSPPATPAQLRQAYRNQEFQNVSMTRGQCPLMQKEVAIFPVRYALDESPEKGSAQGPHPLPANWSGSTLPPLKSRSYTLRQLRDGWVYVWDSSAKILHEYEVQGEMFIPHTWPDNDDPDHPGAARPYLLYPRDSQLHIAYSPVQWTLRLCELIRSHETQQTQWMRKVDLPAYCTQAHIDHGAPITELGDSVADILAWGETAPTFTSTLLPTQPTSADAPFKPAFEAALVRGRVPAQDTALFVALDDPLALVDDLNMNLIGRLMEQSQFEALHQHTLQSAFAVQNLCGLDVKALIPKAITDPLQRQAYTDDLYMLLDAHDQVQRGKDHVPGFESNLAEWAGASIMSAAHQRFIARWGTLPERTAWRTALDEWYARRLWREDVRFDEVQQYLSQTTREALQLQQHIQRSEADLITWLDQLAPHAEAVYHDPCEAGQASLLMETAHALYTALGNAEAGQQWLCEQAKTPTRLFGLALFNFNPEIAALIRQVTHNFSTTGSLDALGREGDGTSPALSPTSAGDATSLVTRSTEIKAVFDLETVKHSAVYQAMSSVAKATMNTLIDVANDHARYAWHRLSSALLPAMKQHLALTLAATQVLFSTEIASSTQLTFNPTYQRDFQAWLREVKALHDKIDITRQILSRPGHAHNHRTARHALQNHEAQLKILWLDRPNQITAKASGSTRLGIDPWTINTWLADLGPSEVKAQLKVAGTHAYSVRTHAWINQNLGNALPVLLVGLNLWNLFESANNAANDGRFTAQEWRVMGANAAYTANAIVALWVGPAWSRAGKMVAEVGSKTFSLAQAGYTEWLNEAKAASRGSAQAAVAHEFAAASKSLILRTVTWAAFGAIAAGLEAWQISEDASSATSEEENTLLWAKFGVVIGMSITASIQLVGAGLGYWFGFAWVMSTPVTIILAVLGIAYLIISMAANRYKREGLRLRLYRCNWGRGAEPKWLGDEGHKKQTYALLETLQRPSVLARALYHGGGSTPRTWLGFWVQIQLPIAVAGEEVTLQPAMIETTFLRSENRLRAMPIGFYEQFLNGNWVDPTQLGQLPNGPGGKPNPADFTYTKTEQHRLWQVWIGTPIDDPILELEIKYPPGVLQRGDGRGYIFRVALGWSTSEADRLNTAFSGELKEEDGIVLSQKATQPLKLIPPKKPIK, encoded by the coding sequence ATGAGTCCACCCGCAACCCCCGCCCAACTCAGACAGGCCTACCGCAACCAGGAATTCCAGAACGTCTCCATGACCCGTGGCCAGTGCCCGTTGATGCAAAAGGAAGTGGCGATTTTCCCGGTGCGATATGCCCTGGATGAGTCACCGGAAAAAGGCAGCGCCCAAGGCCCTCATCCGCTACCCGCCAACTGGTCCGGCAGTACCTTGCCGCCCTTGAAAAGCCGCAGTTACACCCTGCGCCAACTGCGCGACGGTTGGGTGTATGTGTGGGACAGCAGCGCCAAAATCCTGCATGAGTATGAGGTCCAGGGGGAGATGTTCATCCCTCACACCTGGCCCGACAACGACGACCCCGACCATCCGGGAGCGGCCCGTCCTTACCTGCTCTACCCCCGCGACAGCCAACTGCATATCGCCTATTCCCCCGTGCAATGGACCCTGCGCCTGTGCGAGCTGATACGCAGCCACGAAACCCAGCAGACCCAATGGATGCGCAAGGTCGACCTGCCGGCCTACTGCACCCAGGCCCACATCGACCACGGCGCGCCCATCACCGAACTGGGCGACAGCGTGGCGGACATCCTGGCTTGGGGCGAAACGGCCCCGACCTTCACCAGCACGCTGTTACCCACCCAGCCCACCAGCGCCGACGCGCCGTTCAAGCCGGCCTTCGAGGCCGCCCTGGTGCGCGGCCGGGTTCCGGCGCAGGACACCGCCCTGTTCGTCGCGCTGGACGACCCCTTGGCGCTGGTCGACGACCTGAACATGAACCTGATCGGCCGGCTCATGGAGCAAAGCCAGTTCGAGGCCCTGCACCAACACACCCTGCAAAGCGCCTTTGCCGTGCAGAACTTATGCGGCCTCGACGTCAAAGCATTGATTCCAAAGGCCATCACTGACCCCCTCCAACGCCAGGCCTACACCGACGACCTGTACATGCTGCTGGACGCCCATGATCAAGTACAGCGCGGCAAGGACCATGTCCCGGGCTTTGAATCCAACCTGGCCGAGTGGGCGGGCGCCTCGATCATGAGTGCTGCCCACCAACGTTTCATTGCCCGATGGGGAACACTGCCCGAGCGAACGGCCTGGCGCACCGCGCTCGATGAATGGTACGCCAGACGTTTGTGGCGCGAGGATGTGCGGTTCGATGAAGTGCAGCAGTACCTGAGCCAGACCACCCGCGAAGCCTTGCAGTTGCAGCAACATATCCAACGCAGTGAAGCCGACCTGATCACCTGGCTCGATCAACTGGCCCCCCACGCCGAAGCCGTCTACCACGACCCGTGCGAAGCCGGTCAAGCCAGCCTGCTGATGGAAACGGCCCACGCCCTCTACACCGCACTGGGTAACGCCGAGGCCGGGCAACAGTGGTTGTGCGAGCAAGCCAAAACGCCGACCCGCCTGTTTGGCCTGGCACTGTTCAACTTCAACCCGGAAATCGCCGCGTTGATCAGGCAAGTGACCCACAACTTCAGCACCACCGGCAGCCTCGACGCCCTGGGCCGCGAGGGCGATGGCACTTCCCCAGCCCTGTCGCCCACCTCCGCCGGCGACGCCACCAGCCTCGTCACCCGCAGCACCGAAATCAAAGCCGTGTTCGACCTCGAGACGGTCAAGCACAGCGCGGTCTATCAGGCCATGAGCAGCGTCGCCAAAGCCACCATGAACACCCTGATCGACGTCGCCAACGACCACGCCCGCTATGCCTGGCACAGACTGAGCAGCGCGTTGTTACCGGCGATGAAACAGCACCTGGCACTGACCCTCGCCGCCACCCAGGTGCTGTTCTCCACCGAAATTGCCAGCTCGACCCAACTGACCTTCAACCCCACCTACCAGCGCGACTTCCAGGCATGGCTGCGAGAAGTGAAGGCCTTGCACGACAAAATCGACATCACCCGCCAAATCCTCAGCCGTCCCGGCCACGCCCACAACCACCGCACCGCGCGCCACGCCCTGCAAAACCACGAAGCGCAACTGAAAATCCTCTGGCTGGACCGCCCCAATCAAATCACCGCCAAAGCCTCCGGCAGCACACGCCTGGGTATCGACCCGTGGACAATCAACACATGGCTCGCCGACCTGGGGCCATCGGAAGTGAAGGCCCAACTGAAAGTAGCCGGAACCCACGCCTACAGCGTCCGCACCCACGCCTGGATAAACCAGAACCTGGGCAACGCCCTGCCGGTTTTACTGGTGGGCTTGAACCTGTGGAACCTGTTCGAAAGCGCGAACAACGCCGCGAACGACGGACGGTTTACGGCGCAAGAATGGCGGGTGATGGGCGCGAATGCGGCGTATACGGCGAACGCGATTGTGGCGTTGTGGGTGGGGCCGGCTTGGAGTCGGGCGGGGAAGATGGTGGCTGAGGTTGGTAGTAAAACTTTCAGTCTGGCTCAAGCGGGATATACCGAATGGTTAAACGAAGCCAAAGCAGCTTCACGTGGTAGCGCTCAAGCAGCAGTTGCACATGAATTTGCAGCTGCTTCAAAAAGTTTGATTTTACGGACTGTGACTTGGGCGGCTTTTGGGGCGATTGCGGCGGGGTTGGAGGCTTGGCAGATTTCCGAGGATGCCAGTTCGGCCACCAGTGAAGAAGAAAACACGTTACTTTGGGCAAAATTTGGTGTGGTCATTGGAATGTCAATTACCGCATCCATTCAACTAGTCGGCGCAGGTCTTGGCTATTGGTTTGGCTTTGCTTGGGTGATGTCCACTCCCGTAACGATCATTTTGGCGGTTTTGGGAATCGCATATTTAATAATCTCCATGGCTGCCAACCGCTACAAACGCGAAGGGCTGCGCCTACGGTTATACCGCTGCAATTGGGGACGCGGAGCAGAACCTAAATGGCTGGGCGACGAGGGGCATAAAAAACAGACGTACGCCTTACTGGAAACCCTGCAACGCCCCAGCGTTTTGGCAAGAGCCTTGTATCACGGTGGCGGTAGTACGCCGAGAACATGGCTGGGGTTCTGGGTCCAGATCCAGTTGCCTATTGCGGTGGCGGGCGAAGAAGTGACCTTGCAACCGGCCATGATCGAAACCACGTTTTTGCGCTCCGAGAATAGGCTGCGAGCCATGCCCATTGGTTTTTACGAACAATTTCTCAATGGCAATTGGGTTGATCCAACACAGCTTGGACAACTGCCCAACGGCCCCGGCGGCAAACCCAATCCGGCCGATTTCACTTATACCAAAACCGAACAACACCGACTTTGGCAAGTGTGGATTGGCACACCTATAGACGATCCCATCCTTGAACTCGAGATCAAGTATCCGCCTGGGGTGCTTCAACGAGGGGATGGGCGCGGTTATATATTTCGGGTGGCGCTTGGATGGTCCACAAGTGAAGCAGACCGGCTTAACACTGCCTTTAGTGGTGAACTAAAAGAAGAAGATGGCATCGTGCTTAGCCAAAAAGCGACACAGCCGCTAAAACTAATCCCTCCAAAAAAACCAATTAAATGA